The following DNA comes from Nicotiana sylvestris chromosome 10, ASM39365v2, whole genome shotgun sequence.
gcctcataatcagtatcaaatatttcctcataacataggccatcggccttactctgTCAAAAATCcccacaagccactcgggcagtagtaaaacgtgtttctcagcccaaaatatcatgtaagtgttaaaatggagtaaacatggctgagtacgaaaatagtgaaatataacatgactgcaacaacaacaacaacaacctagtataatccacttagtggggtctggggaagatagtgtgtacgcagacctcaCCCATACACTCGGGTAGAGAGTTTGTTTCCAAATaaaccctcggcatccttccctccaagaaattcccaccttgctcttgggaaaactcgaactcacaacctctttgTTGGAAGTGGAGAAAATACtagtaaaaatcctcgaagggttcaaatagtttgcacgaagcccaaatatggcactaggcccaaataatgatgatagcaaatagatttcagtgaaatacatggtaaaatcatcaatcgggacggaataagtcccaatccccaatagtgcacgaccccatgctcgtcatcaagcatgtgtctcacctcaatatagcattacgatgtgtaatcctgggtttcaaaccctcagaacatcatttacaatcattactcaccttgaaccagtcaaatctctagctcgcgatgcctttgcccctcaaatcagcctccactcgcgtcgaatctatctaaaatcagaccGAAGACAttaaaataggctaagggaacgaagcccaagagaaaataatcaaaatactacacaaatcccgaaattaccaaaacctgaccctcggtcccatgtctcggaattcgataatttttacatcaatagatttcttatctccccactagttcatacatattaaaagttctcaaattcgaccccaaatggtccttcaaatcctcaattaaaggtctaagtttccaagtcctagttcttcaatttttggcttaatttccatgattttctaggtggaattcacttaataatcgagtttttagtccaagaatcttacctccaagtgattccccttgaccCTCTTCAATCTCcgtcaaaaagctccaaaaacgaccaactatggaggaaataaaccccacatttgcggacaagacgaccttttaaacttctgcccaggcctgaaaatccttcttcgggaacgcggtcaaagcctcgcgttcacgaagaacaaaaataactttgaccaaaatcctcttacgcgaacgtgacaagaccctcgcgaacgcgatgctttagccagacgaaccttcgcgaacgcattcCATCCATCGCGAACGCAATGAGTTAATTCCACTGAAACTCAGCCTctcaattccttctatgcgaacgcgactacACGCCCGCAAATGCGATGCACAATCTCgtaacccttcgcgaatgtgtAACCTGCCTtccgaacgcgaaggctaaatttcCACCTCCCTCagcttactcttcgcgaacgcgagggtccactcgcgaacgcgaagagtaaatacctgcaactgctgaACCTGCAATTTGTGGAATTTTCTTAACTTCAAAAtaatccgattgaccacccgaaactcacccgaggcccgcGGGACCTCAAAAAAGGCACAAAAATcataataccttattcaaacttattccaatcatcaaaacacctaaaataatgttaatcacccaaaacacatcggattcaagccaaacttttctaaaatcttccgaattgtGCTTTTGATCAGAAACCCAACCTAACCACGTCCACATGACCTGAAATtctgcacacacatctcaaatgacacaacggaactgctacaactttcggaattccattccgacccctatatcaaaatctcgcctaccaaacggaaattgccaaaatatcagcttcgccaattcaagcctaaatttactacgaacctccaaaattaattccaatCACGCTCTTAAGCCATAAATCaccccccgaagctaaccaacccatcggaactcactttcgagccctttaacacataagtcaacatccggttgacttttccaacttaagcttccttaaaaaaagactaaatgtctcaaaccttaccaaaattatttcGGATTctatccgaccaacccgataccacaaaacacggataacaaagcataaagaagcagaaatagggaaaacggagcggtaacccatgagacaactggccgggccgtcacatcctccccagcttaaacaaatgttcgtccacgaacgaatcaagaaatatacctgaagcctcaaacaggtgaggatatgtgctctgcatctcccgcttggtctcccaggtaacctcctccacgggccgacctccccactgcactttcactgaagctatatcctttgacaaaaaatttcgaacctgacgacccaaaatagctactgactCCACATCATAAGGGAAATCACCATCCAtctgaatcgtgctgaaatccaaaacatgatacggatccctaatatactttcggagcatagaaacatgaaataccgaatgcacactcgataagctgggtggcaaagcaagctcataagccacctccccagtcctccgaagcacctcaaaaggcccaatgaaccgaggactcaatttctctttcttcccaaatctcataacaccctttatgggtgaaattttcaacagaaccttttcaccaaccatgtaggacacatcccgaaccttcctgtcagcataacttttttgcctcgactgcgctgtatgaagcctctcattaatcaccttcaccttttttaaagcatcctgcaccaagtctgtcccaaatagcctagcctcataaggctcgaaccaaccaactggatatctacaccgcctcccatacaaaggctcatatagagccatctgaatacttgactggtagctgttgttataagcaaactctgcaagcggtagaaactgatcccatgaccctccgaaatcaatgaaacaagcacgcaacatgtcctccaatatctgaatagtgcgctcggactgcccgtccatttgagggtgaaaagctgtgctcaactcaacttgagtacccaattCTCGccgcacagacctccaaaactgtgaagtaaactgagtgcccctatctgaaatgatggaaactaagacaccatgcaaacgaacaatctcccggatatagatctctgccaaccactcttaagaataggtagtacacacaggaatgaaatgcacggaTTTGGTTAgctgatccataatcacccaaatagcattgaactttctcaaagtccatggaagtccaacaacaaagtccatagtgatcctctcccacttccactcgggaatatccatctgctgaagcaagccacctggtctctgatgctcatatttcacctgatgacaattgagacaccgagctaaaaatctcacaatgtctttcttcattcttctccaccaataatgttgtctcagatacTGATAAATCTCCGCGacacctagatgaatggaataccatgagctatgggcctcctccagaatcaactcctaaaGCCGTTCCACAttggcacacaaatccggccctgcatcctcaacaccccatcaccACCAATGGGCACATCTCTaccatcatcatgttgaactctgtccttaaggacaagcaaatgcgaatTATCATACTatcactctctgatgcgatcatataaggaagaccgagaaaccacacaagctaatactcgactaggctccgaaatatctaatctcacaaaatgattggccaaagcctgaacatcgaCTGCAAGAGGACTCTCcctaactagaatatatgccaaactccccatactcactacctttaggctcaaagcatcggccaccacattggcctttcccggatggtacaatatagtgatatcataatccttaaggaactccaaccaccttcgctgcctcaaattgagatccttattcttgaacaagtgctggaggctacgatgatcagtaaacacctcacaagacacaccatacaagtaatgcctccaaattttcaatgcgtgaactatggctgtcaactctaaatcatgaacggggtagttcttctcatagggcttcaactgatgagaagcataaacaataactctaccctcctgcatcaataacacaaccaataccaactctcgaagaatcacaatacacggtatatgaacctgaagctgatggtaaaactaacactaGGGCTGTGgccaaagctatcttgagcttctgaaagctctcctcacacttgtccgaccatacaaatgaagcacccttctgagtaaACTTGGTCAAGGGAAatacgatagatgagaatccctgaacaaaccaacgataatagcctaccaagccaataaagctgtgaatctctatggctgaggatagtctgggccaactctgaatcgccctctatcttcttcggatcaatctgaatacccttgctggacaccacgtgctcCAAGAAAGTTACTGAACTGAgcaaaaactcacacttggagaatttttcataaagcttctcctctctcaatctccgcacaactctcaaatgctctgcgtgctcttCCTGACTaggcgaatataccagaatataatcaatgaagactatgacaaatgagtcaagataaggccggaacacattgttcatcaaatgcatgaacgttgttggggcattggtcagcccaaaagacatcaccaagaactcataatgaccatatcgggtcctgaaagctgtcttaagaatacctgattccctgatcttcaactagtgataacctgaatagagatcaatcttggagaacactttcgctccctgaagctggtcgaataaatcatcaatgtgaggcaaatgatacttattcttaattgttaccttgttcaattgcctataaccAATgaacatcctcatagtgtcatccttcttcttcctgaagttgttcttttaattccttcaactccattggtgtcatacgatacagtggaatagaaatgggctgagtgaccgataccaggtcaataccaaaatcaatatccctctCCAGTGGCATGACCGGTAGGTCTAcatgaaacacatcgggaaaatccctcacaactggaacagaatcaatattgggagtctcagcactgacatccctcacaaaggctagatacgaaagacaacccttcccaaacatatgttgggctttcaagaaCGAGATCAcgctactaggaacataatcgaTCACCCATCGCCACTCGATCAGTggaacacccggtatagccaatgtaatTGTGTTAGCATGaaagtccagaatagcacgacacggaaatagccaatccatgcccaaaatgacatcaaaatccaccatacacaataataaaagatccaaaCGGGTcaccagacccccaatagtcaccacacatgaccggtacacatggtctacaataacagtatcgcccaccggggtagatacatgaataagtgaagcaagaaactcacggggtatacctggcagactaaaacaatacctgtagtGATAGCATATGAAgaaatagcatcgggtctacctGGAAGTGCATAAAAACGGGCTTGACCGCCCCCttatcgacctccccctctgggacggactctagctgactgacccccgcccctagctggctgggcaggtggtagTGAAACAAATGGCACTGAAGCTgatggctgacccctctgctgagatgaactggcaagacgatgaggacactgcctccacatgtgacccatatcaccatactcataacaactcccaggtgctggagaaggggactgaagggaaccccttgcacaggagtgactagcagatgcactcgacatagagagccctgagctgatggagcacgggacgaactctgagctggaagggcactaagtgatgactggccctgataagaactatgagaaccatgacccgatgatgccccacgataacctgggcgagctggcagagcatgcctgaatggacagcctctgccgtgctgaaactgacctctcgaaggagtaccgctataactaccagatcctcgaggcctcttggcctccctctccttgcGCTCTTGGCAATGAACAGATTCAATTTCATGggaaatatccacaacctcctcgaaggtacaccagtcaccctctccttgatcatgagaatacgaagctgataagcgtggccatcaacaaacctcctaatcctctttctatctgtcggaactaaccagatggcatgacgagctaactcagagaacctcaactcatactgcgacatggtcatctctccctgacgtaactactcaaactgcctgcgtaTCTCCTCTAAACGaaactgcggcacatacttctccagaaagagaacagataACAACTGCTAGGTAagaggtgctgcaccaacaggcctacgcctctcaaaatcctccaaacaagtaaaggcagctctagaaaactgataGGTTGTGAAagcaaccccgctggtctccagaatacccgttgtacgaagcataatctggcacttatctaagaaaccctaggcatcctcacccTTTGCACCACTGAATGTCGGAGGTtgtagtctaccaaacctctccaacctacgttgctcatcctccggcatagcaagaactacatagtcctgagcagctgtaaCCGGTTGGGctagatgtgcccccggtgtttgaagtacctacacgacctgctcaggtgtgcgagcggcgggagtctgattgcctcctcCATCGTAAGAAGTAAATgcagctgtagtggctgaaaccactTAACTCACACTGGCAGGATTAGCAACGCATGAATCTGAACACatggtacagggagtaaagtgagtactccaatccagtgagtaataaatgtaaacaaagactgaaagcaagaaatcacgtaaggcacaaagcattctataatgaagcagtaaaaccaagtAAAACTAGTAAattagtgaaagataggtaaaattctttttctcaaatgtagtttcatgaaaaacctttttccaaatgattaagcaggtaaatgacagtcAATTAttaaaagtaaacacataaaggcttgcccctcgggcacaatatcaacaaatccacccctcgggcaacatctcagaacagtattagcccctcgggctcaaatctcagatcacaataccagcccctcgagctcaatctcacatcacaatgggtacccgcgctcaccgggggtgtacagactctggaggggccccttatggcccaagcgcaatatcaagccacctcgtggcatcataactAGGCCCTCAGCATCacatcaatcaagccacctcgtggcatacatatctcaggccctcagcctcataatgagTATCAAATGTTTCCACACAACATagacccttggccttactcagtcaaaaatccccaCAAGCCACTCGAGCTGTAGTAAAACATGTTTTTccgcccaaaatatcatttaaaagatcatgtaagtgttaaaatggagtaaacatggctgagtacgaaaacagtgaaatataacatgactgagttcaagtataaagtaaaaatagtgaggaaataccagtacaaatcctcgaagggttcaaatagttggcataaagcccaaatatggcattcaacccaaataatgatgatagcaaacatatttcagtcaaatacgcgataaaatcatcaatcgggatggactaagtcccAATCCCATATATTGCACGACCCCACAATCgacatcaagcgtgtgtctcacctcaatatagcattatgatgtgcaatctggggtttcaaaccctcagaacatcatttacaatcattactcacctcgaaccggtcaaatctctagatcgcgacgccttttcccctcgaatcggcctccactcgcgttaaatccatccaaaatcagaatgaggatgtcaaaataggctaagggaacgaagtccaagcaaaaataatcaaaatactacacaaatcccgtaattaccaaaacccgacccccgggcccacgtctcggaattcgataatttttacatcaatagattccttatctccccacgagtttatacatatcaaaagttctcaaatccgaccccgaaTAGTCCTTAAAATCCTCAATtgaaggtctaagtttccaagccatAGTTCtttaatttttggcttaatttccatgattttctgggtggaattcacataataatcgagttttaagtccaagaatctttcctccaagtgattcccattgaatccctcttcaatctccttcaaaaagctccaaaaatgaccaactatggaggaaataaaccccacattcgcggacaagacgaccttttaaacttctgcccaggcctgaaaatcATTCTTCgggaacgcggtcaaagcctcgcgttcgcgaacacaaaaataactttgaccaaattcctcttacgcgaacgcgacaagaCCCTCGCTTTTCTCTCAATCGCTCTTTGGTATTCGGAAGTGGAAAGCGAACTACTTGCTTTAGCCAgacgaaccttcgcgaacgcattcCATCCATCGAGAACGCAATGGGTTAATTCCACTGAAACTCAGCCTctcaattccttctatgcgaacgcgactacATGCCCGCGAACGTGATGCACAATCTCATAGCACTTCGTGAACGCGTAACCTGCCTCGTGAACACGAAGGATAAATTTCCACCTCCCTCAACTgatgcttcacgaacgcgagggtccactcgcgaacgcgaagagtaaatacctgcaactgctgaACCTGCAATTTCTACAACTTTCTTAACTTTAAAATGATCCagttgaccacccgaaacttacccgaggcccccgggacctcaaccaaaggcacaaacacatcctaatgccttattcaaacttatcccaatcatcaaaacacctcaaataacatcaatcGCCCAAAACATATTAGATTTAAGCCAaacttttctaaaatcttctgaattccgcttttgatcaaaaacccaaccaaaccacgtccgaatgacctgaattttTTCACACacttcccaaatgacacaatggaactactacaactctcggaattccattccgacccctatatcgaaatctcacctaccaacaggaaattgccaaaatatcaacttcgccaattcaagcctaaatctactacgaacctccaaaattcattctaatcacactcctaagccataaatcacctctcgaaactaaccaaaccctcggaactcactttcgagccctctaacatagaagtcaacatccggttgacttttccaacttaagcttccttaaaagagactaagtatctcaaaccttaccaaaattattctgGATTCTATCCGACTAACCCGATACAACAAAATacagataacaaagcataaataagtagaaatagggaaaacggagtggtaacccatgagacgactggccgggtcg
Coding sequences within:
- the LOC138879261 gene encoding uncharacterized protein, with the translated sequence MVDFDVILGMDWLFPCRAILDFHANTITLAIPGVPLIEWRWVIDYVPSSVISFLKAQHMFGKGCLSYLAFVRDVSAETPNIDSVPVVRDFPDVFHVDLPVMPLERDIDFGIDLVSVTQPISIPLYRMTPMELKELKEQLQEEEG